TCAAGGTCACTTTGAGCGAAAAATTTACAAAGTGGACCCTTTAACCCATCCTCTTTCATCTGAAAATATCCAAGCCCTTGTGCACCAAAACTTTTGACAAACTCTTCAAATCTATTCATTTCGCGTTTACTAAAGATATTATCGCCATTTGGCACTTTGAGTGCTTTTATGCGGTTTTTCTTTGGCTCGGCAGCGATTTTGCTAAAAATTTCATTGCTTGAGTGAGCAAAAATATCAATAACATCTATCATTTTTAGATCATATCTGAGATCTGGCTTATCGCTACCGTAGGTTTCAGTCGCATCTTTGTAGCTCATACGACGAAACGGAGTTTTTATCTCGTATCCACAAGCGGCAAATACATCTTTTAGCATATTTTCAGCCATATTTAGGATATCTTCTTGCTCTACAAAGCTCATTTCAACATCAATTTGCGTAAATTCAGGCTGTCTGTCCGCACGTAAATCCTCATCTCGAAAGCACTTTGCTATCTGAAAATACTTATCAAATCCAGAACACATCAAAAGCTGCTTAAAAAGTTGCGGGCTTTGTGGTAATGCATAAAATTGTCCATTATAAACACGGCTTGGCACTAAATAATCCCTTGCACCCTCAGGTGTAGCACGTGTTAAAATCGGTGTTTCAAACTCTAAAAACCCCATCTTATCAAGTGAGTTTCTAGCTGCTATGGCAGCCTTTGAACGCATTTTAAAGATATTTTGCAAACGATCACTGCGTAGGTCTAAAAAGCGGTATTTTAGCCTAATGTCTTCATTTACGGCACTATCACCTATGCTAAATGGTAGAACTTCACTTGGATTTTCCACTACAAACTCGCTTACAACGATCTCTATCTCACCTGTTTTTAATCTAGGATTTACAAGTCCTTCACCCCTAGCCCTTACTTTGCCTTTTACTATTAAAACATACTCATCACGCACCTTTGAGGCTACTTCATGTGCTTCTTTGCTATCAGCTGGATCGCAAACTAGCTGGATAAGCCCTGTGCGATCCCTAAGGTCAATGAATATAACGCCACCGTGGTCTCGGTAAGTATTTACCCAACCGCAAAGCGTTACCTCTTTGCCGATGTCGCTACTGTCAAGCTCAGTACAATAATGACTTCGCATTCAAACTCCTTATAAAATCATTTAAAAATAGCCAATTTTACTAAAAATTTGCTTTTTATTTGCTAAGATTAGCCAAAAATTTATCACTATTGTTATAAAAATTTAAAAATCACATTAAATTTTTGGTAAAATCCATACTATGAAAAATTTAGATGTAAAAAGTATAAAAAATATTGGACTTGTTGCAAAGCTCACGCCTGAACTGCCTAAAAATATAAAAATTTTAAAAGAGATTTTGGCTAAATTTAGTATAAATTTAGTGCTAGAACATAGCATTTGCAAGGCTTTAAGCTTAAATGAGAGCGGATACACAGAGATAGAACTGGCTAAAAAGTGCGAACTACTTATATCGCTTGGCGGAGATGGCACAATCATCTCGCTTTGTCGCAAAACTGCGGAGATTTCGCCATTTGTACTAGGTATCCACGCAGGACGGCTTGGATTTTTGACAGATACGACGATGTGTGAATGCGAGAGGTTTTTTGCAGAATTTTTTGAAGGTAGATTTAGTATAGAAACGCCGTTTATGCTAGATGTCGCACTTCATAAAAAAAATGGCGAAATAGTGCGAAAAGTAGCCTTTAATGATGCTGTTATAGTGGGTGAAAAAGTCTGTGCGGTTACACATATTGAAGCATGTTTAAATGGCAAACACTTTAACTCATATTTTGGCGATGGGATAATGGCAACGACGCCAGTTGGTTCAACTGCTTATAATATGAGTGCAAATGGACCAATTGTTTATCCACTAAGCCCAGTTTTTATCGTAACGCCGATAAATTCGCATTCACTAACTCAGCGTCCTGTCGTGTTGCCTGGGTATTTTGAGGTAGCGTTTAAGACAGTGAGTGCGGCGGTACTTGTTATTGACGGACAAGATCGCTTTAAGATGTCAAACTTAGATCTCGTAAGCGTTAGGTTAAGCGAGAAAACTGCACGGTTAGTGCGACATTTGGGGCGTGATTATTTTCAAATTCTAAAAGAGAAACTACACTGGGGTTACAATGATTGAACGAATTTTAGTTAAAAATTATTTAAATTTTGAAAATGTTGAGCTAAATTTTAAACAAGGATTGAGTGTATTTACAGGTGTGAGTGGTGCCGGTAAGTCGGTACTGATGAGTGCGATAATGGGCGTATTTGGACTAAAGGATGTTGACGCGAGAGTGATTGAAGCGGATGTGGAGCATAAATTTCAGATGAGTGAGTTTGGCATAGAAAATGAAGATATTAATACTTTTAAGCTTTTGCGTGATAAGTCGGCTCGGTATTTTATAAACTCACAGTCCGTTTCAAAGAAAAATTTAGCACAAATTGCAAGAGAACATATTAAATATCTCTCTGCAAAAGAGATAAATGAGTTTGAAAATGAGCGATTTTTGTATCTTTTAGATGAACTTGAGAGCAAGAAAGATGGTAAATTTAAAAGTTTGCTCACTGAGTTTGGGGACAAATTTAGAGAATTTTCGGTCGTATCACGTGAGCTAAATAGATTAATAGATGATGAAAAAAGAGTTGAAGAGCTAAAAGAATTTGCTAGTTTTGAGATCTCAAAGATAGAGAGCATAAGCCCAAAAGTAGGGGAGTTTGAGGAGTTAATGGATGTGAAAAAACGCCTTAGTAAAAAAGATAAGATAAACGAGGCGTGGGCTAGGGCAGATGTGGTATTTAACACCGAACGTGCAGTATTAGACGCACTTCATATAAGCGATATAGATGCGAGTTTTTTTGAAGAGGCGATGAATGAGTTACGCGTACTGAGAGATGGGTTGAGTTTGGAGGATTTAGATGAGATAGATGTGGAAAAAGTGCTTGATAGGATAGAGGCACTTAACTCACTTGTGCATAGATATGGCAGTATAGAAGAGACTTTGGTAGTGCTTAAAAAGCGTCAAGATGAGCTAAATAGATATGAAAATATCAGTTTTGAAAAGAGCGAGCTAGAAAATAAATTTAACAGACTAAAAGCTGAGGTATCAAGTCTTGCAGACAAGCTCTCGGCTGCAAGAGTGAAAAATTTAAAAGAGCTTGAAAACCTTATAAACTCGTATCTAAAAGAGCTTTATATGGATGATATTAACCTTGAAATAGGCATTAAAAATATGGATTCCCTTGGTGTTGATGAGGTAAGTTTAAAGCTAAATGAAACTAATCTTAAAAATTTAAGCTCAGGTGAGCTAAACCGTCTTCGCCTTGCGTTTATAGCCACTGAGACGCAGATAACAAACTCTGGAAGTGGTGTGATAATCCTTGATGAAATAGACGCAAATTTAAGCGGTAAAGAGGCAATGAGTATTGCAAATGTTTTACTAAAACTAGCTAAATTTTATCAAATTTTTGCTATCTCCCATCAACCACAACTTAGCTCAAAAGCAGACACACACTTTTTAGTGGAAAAAAGCGGTGAAATATCGAGTGTTAGGGAGCTACGAGATGATGAAAGGGTTGAGGAACTGGCTCGTATGATAAGTGGTGAGTATGTTAGCAATGAAGCGGTTGAGTTTGCAAAAGGACTTATGAAAGATGGCTTGTAAACAAAATTTATTTTCACCCAAGAAAAAAATGGTAAAATCAGCAATCTTAAAATTTTTATAATTTGGATATTTAAGGTAATGGAAAAAAATAGAATTTTAATCGTTGAAGACAATAAGGCTTTAGCAAAACTAATTGCTAAAAAGATGGAAGAAAATATAGAGATGTTTATAGATGTGGCACACTCTTTTGCTGAAGCACAGAAATTTTTAGAAAATAGCGGTTATTATTTTATAACATTGCTTGATTTAAATTTGCCAGACGCACCAAATGGCGAGATTGTTGATTATGTTATATCAAAAGAACTTCCTTGTATAGTCTTGACAGGGAGTATCGACGATGACACAAAGAAGAATTTTATACATAAAGATATTGTAGATTATATTTATAAAGGCAATATGGATGATATAAATTATATATTTCAGATTATAAATCGCCTTAGTAAAAATAGCCAATATAAAGTTATGGTTGTTGAAGATTCCATCTCTGTTAGGAATAATATAAAAAAGACGCTTCAGGGATTACAATTTCAGGTATTTGCGGCGGCTCACGGCGAAGAGGCGATGAATTATTTTAATGACAATCCAGATATAAATTTGATAATAACAGATTATCGGATGCCGGTTAAAGATGGGCTTGAACTGCTTAGAGAACTTAGACGTGAGCATAATAAAACTCAACTCGGAATAATCGCAATGACTCCGATAGACGACGAAGGAACAGCAGCGATGTTTCTTAAGAATGGAGCAAATGATTTTATCGCAAAACCATTTGGTAAAGAGGAACTAACATGTCGTGTGAATAACATTGTTGAGGCGATAGAAAATATAAATCAAATAGCAAATTTCGCCAACTGCGATTTTCTAACCGGCGTTTCAAATAGACGATATTTTTATGAAGATATGGGCGTTTATCTAAAATCAATCGAAGATACACAAGAAAATTATGCTTTGGCGATGATTGACGTTGACTTTTTCAAAAAGATCAATGATACTCGTGGACACGAGTGTGGCGATAAAGTTATTAAATTTTTAGCTAAAAAGATGATAGACGAGACAAAAAATAGCGATATTGTTGCAAGATTTGGCGGAGAAGAGTTTTGTATAGTGCTTAAAGATATTGTTCGTGAAGATGCTATTAAATTTTTTGTAAATTTAAGGGCAAAGATCGCTGCAAGTAGCCTAGAATATAAGGGTGAAAGCATTAAATTTACCGTATCTATAGGTGTTGCTTTTGGGTTACACGATCATAGTATAGATGAGATTATTGAGATGGCGGATGAGGCACTTTATAGAGCTAAAGAGGGCGGTCGTAACCGCGTGGAGATCGTTTAGTGATCATAGATACGCATTGTCATTTAGATGATAAAAGTTATGATGATGACATTTTGCAAGTTATCGCTAGGGCTCGTGAAAATGGCGTTTTAGGCGTAGTTATACCCGGAGCCGATATCTCTTATTTACCAAAAGCTGTTAAAATATCGCACTTAAATAAAAATGTATATTTTGCAGTTGGCGTTCATCCATATGACAAAGACGGCTTTGATGAGAGCATTTTGCGTGAATTTGCGAAAGACGACAAATGTGTTGCAGTGGGTGAATGTGGGCTTGATTATTTTCGTTTACCAAAAGATGAAAGTGAAAAATTTATCGAAAAACAGGAGCAAAAACGTGTTTTTATAGCTCAACTTGATTTATCTGTTGAGTTACAAAAACCCGTTATATTGCATATACGCGATGCTAACGAGGATAGTTTTAGTATCTTAAAAGATTACGCACCACATCTTAAAGCTGGGGCGGTTTTGCATTGTTATAACGCATCACCATTGCTTTTAGAATTAGCTAATCTTGGTAATTTTTATTTTGGTATAGGCGGAGTTTTGACTTTTAAAAATGCTAAAAATTTAGTTGAAATTTTACCAAAAATACCAAGAGATAAGATACTAATAGAGACTGACGCACCATATCTTACGCCAGAACCATTCCGTGGCAAGAGAAATGAACCGTCATTTACAAAATTTGTTGCTAAAAAGATAGCTGAAATTTTAAGTCTTTCGCTTGATGAGATTGAAGATCTTACTTCAAGTAATGCCAAGAGACTATTTAAATGCTTTGTGGATCTGTCTGCGTGAGCATAAGTTTGTCTATTTTGACGAAAAAGGATATAAATGAAAGCCATACTTAAGATTTTTTTACTTTTTGTTTGTAGTTTAACACTATTTGCAAATACTTCTGAGCATAGTTCATACAATACCCAAGCAAAAATTTTAAAAGAGCTTGATATAGACCCTAGCTTTATGAAAACTAAGAGCTATATTGATGCAAAATATCGTATGCAAAATACACACATTAGGAATTTTGCAAATGCATTAAAAAATGGATATATGTATATTCCTATGATAAAAACCCATATAAAGACTTCTGGTATTCCGGAGTCATTTTTTTATTTGGCGATGATTGAGTCTGGGTTTGAGACGCATACGACATCAAAAGCAAAAGCAGTTGGGATCTGGCAATTTATGGAACGCACGGCTAGACTTCACGGACTAAAAGTAAATGAATACGTTGATGAGCGAAAAGACCCTATAGCTTCGACAAAAGCTGCAGCGACATATTTGCGTTCGATGAAGGATAAATTTGGAAAGTGGTATCTTGCCGTGATGGCATATAACTGCGGTGAAGGTGCGTTATCTAGAGCGATACAAAAGGCGGGCACTAACGATATAGCCGTGCTTTTAGATGAAGATAAAAAATATCTTCCAAAAGAGACTAGACGCTTTGTTGTTAAAATTTTAAGAGCAGCATATATCGCAAAAGATGCAGAGAGGTTGCTCTCATCAAGCGATTCATCATTACTTAACGCAACTGGTGGATTAAAACTTGCAAAGGTTCAGATTCCCGGTGGAACTCATTTGGCTCAAGTTGGAGATAGCATTGGGCTAAGTGTAAAAAAGATGAAAGATAATAATCCACATCTTAAATTTGTATTTACACCACCAAATTTAAAGGATTATTATATATATATTCCTGAAAATAAAAAGCAACTTTTTGCAACAAATTTTAAGCCAAGCTATAACAAAAATCACTTCTATACATATGTCGTGAAAAAGGGTGATACACTTTTTCATATATCTAAAAAAACAGGCATAAGCCATCGTGCTATACGTGAATACAATGAACTAAAAACAAATGCAATCGCATATAATCAAAAGCTAATAATCCCAGTTACACAAAGTAATAAAAATCAAAAATATATCGTGCAAAATGGCGATACTTTGGTAAGCATATCGAAAAAATTTAATGTAAAAGTTGATGATATAAAGGAGG
This portion of the Campylobacter anatolicus genome encodes:
- the aspS gene encoding aspartate--tRNA ligase, giving the protein MRSHYCTELDSSDIGKEVTLCGWVNTYRDHGGVIFIDLRDRTGLIQLVCDPADSKEAHEVASKVRDEYVLIVKGKVRARGEGLVNPRLKTGEIEIVVSEFVVENPSEVLPFSIGDSAVNEDIRLKYRFLDLRSDRLQNIFKMRSKAAIAARNSLDKMGFLEFETPILTRATPEGARDYLVPSRVYNGQFYALPQSPQLFKQLLMCSGFDKYFQIAKCFRDEDLRADRQPEFTQIDVEMSFVEQEDILNMAENMLKDVFAACGYEIKTPFRRMSYKDATETYGSDKPDLRYDLKMIDVIDIFAHSSNEIFSKIAAEPKKNRIKALKVPNGDNIFSKREMNRFEEFVKSFGAQGLGYFQMKEDGLKGPLCKFFAQSDLDDIIARCELKVGDVVFFGAGKKKIVLDYMGRFRIFLAEQMGIIDKDKMEFLWVLDFPMFEQNDDGSYSAMHHPFTMPKNIDEPDLEDILSIAHDVVLNGFELGGGSVRIHKNDIQQKVFKLLGIDEAEQREKFGFLLDALSFGAPPHGGIAIGLDRLIMLATKSTSIRDVIAFPKTQRAQCLLTKAPSRPSDEQLRELGLRIKEKEYKA
- a CDS encoding NAD(+) kinase; translation: MKNLDVKSIKNIGLVAKLTPELPKNIKILKEILAKFSINLVLEHSICKALSLNESGYTEIELAKKCELLISLGGDGTIISLCRKTAEISPFVLGIHAGRLGFLTDTTMCECERFFAEFFEGRFSIETPFMLDVALHKKNGEIVRKVAFNDAVIVGEKVCAVTHIEACLNGKHFNSYFGDGIMATTPVGSTAYNMSANGPIVYPLSPVFIVTPINSHSLTQRPVVLPGYFEVAFKTVSAAVLVIDGQDRFKMSNLDLVSVRLSEKTARLVRHLGRDYFQILKEKLHWGYND
- a CDS encoding AAA family ATPase, whose translation is MIERILVKNYLNFENVELNFKQGLSVFTGVSGAGKSVLMSAIMGVFGLKDVDARVIEADVEHKFQMSEFGIENEDINTFKLLRDKSARYFINSQSVSKKNLAQIAREHIKYLSAKEINEFENERFLYLLDELESKKDGKFKSLLTEFGDKFREFSVVSRELNRLIDDEKRVEELKEFASFEISKIESISPKVGEFEELMDVKKRLSKKDKINEAWARADVVFNTERAVLDALHISDIDASFFEEAMNELRVLRDGLSLEDLDEIDVEKVLDRIEALNSLVHRYGSIEETLVVLKKRQDELNRYENISFEKSELENKFNRLKAEVSSLADKLSAARVKNLKELENLINSYLKELYMDDINLEIGIKNMDSLGVDEVSLKLNETNLKNLSSGELNRLRLAFIATETQITNSGSGVIILDEIDANLSGKEAMSIANVLLKLAKFYQIFAISHQPQLSSKADTHFLVEKSGEISSVRELRDDERVEELARMISGEYVSNEAVEFAKGLMKDGL
- a CDS encoding diguanylate cyclase: MEKNRILIVEDNKALAKLIAKKMEENIEMFIDVAHSFAEAQKFLENSGYYFITLLDLNLPDAPNGEIVDYVISKELPCIVLTGSIDDDTKKNFIHKDIVDYIYKGNMDDINYIFQIINRLSKNSQYKVMVVEDSISVRNNIKKTLQGLQFQVFAAAHGEEAMNYFNDNPDINLIITDYRMPVKDGLELLRELRREHNKTQLGIIAMTPIDDEGTAAMFLKNGANDFIAKPFGKEELTCRVNNIVEAIENINQIANFANCDFLTGVSNRRYFYEDMGVYLKSIEDTQENYALAMIDVDFFKKINDTRGHECGDKVIKFLAKKMIDETKNSDIVARFGGEEFCIVLKDIVREDAIKFFVNLRAKIAASSLEYKGESIKFTVSIGVAFGLHDHSIDEIIEMADEALYRAKEGGRNRVEIV
- a CDS encoding TatD family hydrolase, whose protein sequence is MIIDTHCHLDDKSYDDDILQVIARARENGVLGVVIPGADISYLPKAVKISHLNKNVYFAVGVHPYDKDGFDESILREFAKDDKCVAVGECGLDYFRLPKDESEKFIEKQEQKRVFIAQLDLSVELQKPVILHIRDANEDSFSILKDYAPHLKAGAVLHCYNASPLLLELANLGNFYFGIGGVLTFKNAKNLVEILPKIPRDKILIETDAPYLTPEPFRGKRNEPSFTKFVAKKIAEILSLSLDEIEDLTSSNAKRLFKCFVDLSA
- a CDS encoding lytic transglycosylase domain-containing protein — encoded protein: MKAILKIFLLFVCSLTLFANTSEHSSYNTQAKILKELDIDPSFMKTKSYIDAKYRMQNTHIRNFANALKNGYMYIPMIKTHIKTSGIPESFFYLAMIESGFETHTTSKAKAVGIWQFMERTARLHGLKVNEYVDERKDPIASTKAAATYLRSMKDKFGKWYLAVMAYNCGEGALSRAIQKAGTNDIAVLLDEDKKYLPKETRRFVVKILRAAYIAKDAERLLSSSDSSLLNATGGLKLAKVQIPGGTHLAQVGDSIGLSVKKMKDNNPHLKFVFTPPNLKDYYIYIPENKKQLFATNFKPSYNKNHFYTYVVKKGDTLFHISKKTGISHRAIREYNELKTNAIAYNQKLIIPVTQSNKNQKYIVQNGDTLVSISKKFNVKVDDIKEANAMASSDLNIGANIVIP